The Cottoperca gobio chromosome 5, fCotGob3.1, whole genome shotgun sequence region TAATCTCTACAGGTGTGCAGATTACAGTTTGGCCCTGTGAAGCCTGTCAGGCATCGACAGGTAGGAGAACCTGAggaatgaaatatatattcaatagATGGAACGCTAAATagggatgaggagggaggaaaaTGTGTCACATTACCGGGCCAACGGAAAAACGAAATAGAAGGTCAAGGAGACTCACGACAGTGTTTGttatcctctccctctccacagTTGTCCTGTCCATTGCAACGGAAGATGCACACTGCCTACTGTGGAGCATCTGCCCTGGCTCTCTCATCCCTTAAAACTATATAGGATAAGAATAAATAACAGACAACAACAATAAGACATtctacaataataaataaatcactgagTTATTTAAAGTTCTAGTGCTTTATTATTAAAGTGCTTGCTGTTCAGTCAGCAGTTCTTTTTTAGCATagtttgaaaaaatgtaaatataaaatattgagtatacagtatgtatggaCAGCAGATACTTTATCCTGCAGCAGATGTTTGAGACGTTTCTATGGAGTGTTATCTAACTGTGCACCTGTTTTCTTAATTGTTCATTGTTTAATGATCATCATTAATGATGATTAATGATAACAAGATAGATCTATTTTCATTCAaccttttcttccctctctgcaTGTCCCTTCCGGAGACCAGTACATAACCAATACACTGCATATACTTATTGAAAGCAGAGACGGTTCAGAAAGTGTGACTTGTTGGTTGTTTAAAGAACAACTTTGTTAAAAGTGAAAAGTCGTGAAGTCCGCAGCTGTGACGTCACGTGTCTCGCGGAGCTACaatactttcactttcatttatccggaagaagaaaaagctgcGTTCAAATTGTAGCCATGTACAGGTAAGTCGTATGCGTCATAAAGTCATGTTTTACGTGCTGTattattgttaaaatgtttgacAAAGTGTGTGACATAACGTTGTGTTCTGTAGGAAATACGAAAAATAGAAGGCGAAGTTATAACCCTTTAAAGTTAGGGTTAGCGAGTCGAGCGATAGCTTTCCTTTTATAGTAATACACCAAATAAAGAATTTCTGATATTTATAGCTGACTGCAGGACTACAGCAAACAGTATGCTGTCATATATGTCACACATATTTGCTCTGTATTAAAGGAAGAAGACTAAAGTCAAGATGTCAGGCAATAGAATGGAGGAATCGGAGCCCATGGAAGTGAGTATACTGTATCAGCCCAGTCTGCAAACTAATGTTGAACAATACAACGGTCTGTAAGACAACTGTTAATGGAGTGTGCAGTCTGATGCAAgtgcagttttttgtttttataactgGTTTGAAATGTGTCAGAAGGATGTCTGTCAAGTgtatgtgaaaataataaaggCACACATTCAGGTTAAACTAATCCCAAATAATCACAGCCTGTTGCTGTCTGCTGTATCAATGCTATCCGCTTATGTCATATTCTATTCtagtattatatttaattgcAACTACATTATCATCAATATGTAAAACTTTAATGTTATTAAAGCAATGTGAAAAAACTAAAGTATGACAAAACAGTCATTAATTGCCTTTTTTCTGTTTGAAACTGTGCTATTCACTTTTCaatttttctattctattcttctTTTATTCCCTGGACATTGTTTGTGCTATCTTGCTTTGTAAGACATTGACATAAACTTTAACATGTTTTCTGGCTGATGACTTTATCACAGGACAAAGATGAGGTTCAAGTCACACTCTCATTTAAGCGGTCAGAAGATGTTTCAAAGTGGAAATATCGTGCAGAACTGGAGATAGTTCTTCAAACTTGGGTCAACAGCAACGACAATTACAGTGGAGATTGCAAAGTTTTAGAAGTCCTAGAAGATAATAGGGCTGTGATACGTCTTAAACCTGCTCCAGGTATAGCAGAACTTTTTAAGTGTTATTGACTCTAACACGATGttcttgtcttttatttcttttggaggcaaattaattttgtttttctcttttttagcCCTGAGAGCGCTTCAGAAACTGAGTGGAGCACTACTGAAGGGGAAAGAAGGGAAAACAGTCACAATAACGTCTATTAGTTTGACGCCGCTAGAGGTTGAGACACAAATATCAAAGGCGTCAATGAACCTTCCTCCATCATCCTTGACACAGCCACAAGATGTGGTATGTACTGTGTATTAAATTAGTAAGAATGAACTGCATTAAAAACGAATGCTAAATTAATACGCtgtatttcttcagcagcaagTGCCACTGGGGAAGCAGAGTAGTGCAGTTTCTACAACAGGAGAGGATAAATGCACTCTCCCAGTGGGCCATTTCTGGTACGTGAACCACATCTACAAGGAGGAAATTCAACGTATAGAGAAAGAGAATGATGTTAAACTTGAGGTGGAAGTCACAACGACATTTCAAGGAGACCAGAAAGATGGAGGCCCACAAAAAGCTCTCTCTGAGTTCACAAACCTCGTCCAGAAGTGCTTAGGTGATTCAGATACCTCAACTTTGCCACTAAAGGACGTAAATCCAGAAGAGTTTAAAGACGTGATGAAAATCTTCCTGAGAAAGGAGGACAAGCTTTTGCTTACTCTTTCCAATGAAGAAATGACCATATGTGGGCCAAGACCAAGACAAGATGCCCTCAGAAAGTCCTTAAATGCAATAAGCAAACAAGATGTCTTTGGTATGATGAAGGGAGACCAGCCACATGGAAAAATGCAGGAATTAGTCtctgacaaagacagagagaaccagtatttaaaaaaaataactacCCGCTTTAGTTCTCTCTTCTCAACTGTCTTTGTTTCAGtgagtgttgctgctgttgagcAATTGTGTCGGTTTTCTACTCACTCTCTGGTTGCTTGCAGCGGTGGGACAAAGCTATATCTGTGGTGTGGCTCGTTCCAGTTGTCGGGTTCTCAATGAGGCCTTTGCCAAACTTATTCACTCGGAAGACGTAGTTGTTGATGTAAGTGACAAACAAGATGTCTTTGATATGATGAAGGGAAACCAGCCCGATGGAAAAATGACATGGCATACAAATACCGTACCCCTCCCTGGATTCTCAGACTGCGGCACTATAGTCATCAACTACGATATTCAAGGTGGAATACAGACGGTAAATGTCTTCATTGTGTCAATTTTGCAACTTTAAGTCAAAGTTTATTTCTGACTTGGTTGTTTGTTCCATTCTCGTTTTGAAGGTAAAGCATTCAAATCCTGGACAGTACTTTATTGGTAGTCACAGAACAGCATACCTGCCAGACAACAATGAGGGCAGAGAAGTGCTGCGACTGTTGAAGAAAGCATTTGACCAGAAACTCATTTTCACTGTTGGGACGTCCAGAACAACCGGGATGGATAACCAGGTGATCTGGAACAACATTCACCACAAGACCAACACTACAGGAGGACCAGACGGGTACAGAAACTAAatctcttatttcttttttatatatattctgtttgATGTCAAGTCTACTGGAATGTTATATATTAACCCTTGTACATTTGTTGTTTCCACAGTTTCGGGTATCCTGACCCTGGCTACCTGGCCAGAGTCAAGGACGAGCTGAAGGCTAAAGGCATCGAGTGAAGACTTCTATACAAAGTTGCTGAGGAGAGTTGTTTTCACATAAAAGAATTAAGACAATTATGTAAAACAATCAATTACTGGAATGCACATATTGCATACTGTCTCTCTTGTCATTGTTTATTATCAGTAAGGGTTGCTTTGAGTTTATGGTTTATCACGTTTTATTATCTTCACTTATTAAGCATAACTTTATTTGATGAAGGATTTGCTAAAGAATTTTGTTGTTtgataaagtatttttatttgaaactgTACGTATGACATTTGCATATATAAATTGAACTTTGTCTACATTTAATCTAATTTACTATTTGCCAAATGATTAAACCAACATTAAACTGACTCATCATAGCATTCTTCACTAAATCAGCACgttgtgaaaataaaacacaaaacacatcgGCTTGTTTTCTGTacaattttttaatttttatttataacaatatCTGTTATTTAGTTTGTAAAGTACTCCAGcaaaaattaaacattattcTCTTTCCAGAAGAAAGTCTGAGCTTCCATGCATCGTGTACTATAAAAGCTAtgtgtcatttttcatttaaaaaacaaaacaaacaaggacTAATCAAACAATTCTGAAAATGCATGTATGattttgcaaaaatgttctttaggtaaaatgattgtatttctctctcaattaaagacaaaacatatACAACAGCATAAAATAACGCTTGCTGACAGGTAAGCAAAGTAAAAACTTGTTATTGTAGTTACATTAAAGATTGGTGTTACTTTCCACATGCATTAAGATATGGCTGACACATTTCTGACAGAAAGCAGCATTTTGAGACAGGCTGAGCGTAAAGGACGTGTCAGAGCGACCAGAATGGTAGCATTAGCAGCAGCAGGGCacagaggagagtgagagattAGAAAGACCAAATGAACATAATGCACTTAAGACTGAGTCATTACAAAACTGTGAACGTACAGACTTTGATCCTCCAAAGGTAGAAAGATAAAACTACTCGCATAGTCAGATGGATGTCATCTAGTCTTTACAAAAAAAACtggagaaataaaagacaaacataaCACCGACCTCGATTATTTTTTTCCTTCGATTTTACCATAATTGCAGCCTCCCTTTCCTT contains the following coding sequences:
- the LOC115007708 gene encoding uncharacterized protein LOC115007708 isoform X2 — translated: MYRKKTKVKMSGNRMEESEPMEDKDEVQVTLSFKRSEDVSKWKYRAELEIVLQTWVNSNDNYSGDCKVLEVLEDNRAVIRLKPAPALRALQKLSGALLKGKEGKTVTITSISLTPLEVETQISKASMNLPPSSLTQPQDVQVPLGKQSSAVSTTGEDKCTLPVGHFWYVNHIYKEEIQRIEKENDVKLEVEVTTTFQGDQKDGGPQKALSEFTNLVQKCLGDSDTSTLPLKDVNPEEFKDVMKIFLRKEDKLLLTLSNEEMTICGPRPRQDALRKSLNAISKQDVFGMMKGDQPHGKMQELVSDKDRENQYLKKITTRFSSLFSTVFVSVSVAAVEQLCRFSTHSLVACSGGTKLYLWCGSFQLSGSQ
- the LOC115007708 gene encoding uncharacterized protein LOC115007708 isoform X1, whose product is MYRKKTKVKMSGNRMEESEPMEDKDEVQVTLSFKRSEDVSKWKYRAELEIVLQTWVNSNDNYSGDCKVLEVLEDNRAVIRLKPAPALRALQKLSGALLKGKEGKTVTITSISLTPLEVETQISKASMNLPPSSLTQPQDVQQVPLGKQSSAVSTTGEDKCTLPVGHFWYVNHIYKEEIQRIEKENDVKLEVEVTTTFQGDQKDGGPQKALSEFTNLVQKCLGDSDTSTLPLKDVNPEEFKDVMKIFLRKEDKLLLTLSNEEMTICGPRPRQDALRKSLNAISKQDVFGMMKGDQPHGKMQELVSDKDRENQYLKKITTRFSSLFSTVFVSVSVAAVEQLCRFSTHSLVACSGGTKLYLWCGSFQLSGSQ